The DNA segment GCATTTCAGGtacataaaacaaacacattcatattttttaacaCCGAAGCATGAAATACTGTAGCTTAGCAAAAGCAGCAACACcaacaacaatattaataagaaattattattactactactattatatatattttataatacacaatattaatacaaatatcgTATAATTTTCTTTTGATTTCGGGACGAAATATGAGAAGAATTTgtgcatttcagattttttttttagatttactctcataaacaataaatgcaatcataaataaaatggttttaagaaaattacatattatttttactgttttcagCTTATAATGGGGCTGCTGCAGGTGGGCTTCATCGTCATGTATCTGTCAGAGACTCTGGTGTCGGGATTCACTACTGCGGCTGCTGTTCACATTCTGGTATCCCAGCTCAGGTTTGTGTTGGGATTGGACTTTCCTGGTGTAAACGGACCACTCGCCATTGTCTATGTgagttcaagtttttatttttgtattatatagctctaaatgatttttttttctgtgaatgtaTATCAAACATTTGGTATTTGATTTCAGACTCTGGAGAACGTTTTTAGAGACATCACGAACACCAATGTGGCCGACCTGGTGACATCTATTGTGATCATGGTGCTTGTGCTTATTGCGAAGGAGATCAATGACAGATTCAAGTCGAAACTACCTGTGCCCATACCTATAGAAGTCATCATGGTAGGTAGAACTACTGAGTTTGACCGCGTTAGCACAAAAAATATAACTTCTTTATCAAACTTCACCACTTCATGTAAATCTACCCAACAGACCGTTATTGCTTGTGGAGTCTCTTATGCATTCAACTTCGAAAACCGATTTAATGTGGTTGTGATTGGGGAGATGGTAAACGGGTAAGAATCTAAAAATATATGTCATCTACAATACTGACAACAtttcaagtgatgtaatgcatatAAGTGATGTAAAAGTGTACaaattcaatattaaaatatattatatttattatatattgaaaCCTCAAATCCTAGAGGAAAATCAGCATCTATTATATAACATCTCTCTTTCTTAGCTATGAATCCCCAATTGCTCCAAATCTGGAAGTCATCCAGGAGAGTGCAGTGGAGGCTTTTCCTATGGCCATAGTGGGATTTGCTGTGGCTTTCTCAGTAGCTAAAGTCTACTCGATCAAACATGACTACACGATTGATGGGAACCAGGTCAGCTGAGGCTCTATTCACTACAAACACTGCAAATTCTGAGGTGTAATGTACATCTCAGTTTGGTATTTTGAAAATCAAAAAGGACGTGTTTTATACACTCAGGAGCTCCTTGCTTTCGGGGTGAGCAACATGTTTGGGGCATCTTTCCGAGCATTTGCTGCCAGCACAGCCCTTTCTAGAACCGCTATACAAGAGAGCACAGGAGGGAGGACGCAGGTAAAACTCACGCTATTCTTTGAGCTGAAACCATCCAGTGACCGCCTACAAGAAATAATCGTTAATGTTTGTTTTCTAACATTTGTAGATAGCTGGAGTTCTTTCAGCCATGATTGTACTGATTGTGATTGTAGCAGTAGGATTTCTACTTGAGCCATTGCCCAGGGTGAGAATTTTTATGTCTTAGTATGCAAACTGCATAACGTAAGCACTGTACTAGTCACAATAGTGATGTAGGAGTCCATCTAATGAGTTTTATGCATCTTTTCCAGTCTGTTCTGGGAGCTTTGGTCATTGTTAATCTGAAAGGCATGCTGATGCAGTTCCGAGAGCTGCCGTTCTTATGGAAAAATGACCGGACTGATTTTGTGAGTTTCTATTTTCTTTACCACCAGTTCTTTTGTGAATGATCTTTCATTGTCTGATCATTTAGAAGCAGTTTTAAAATCTTAATTAGCAATGCATACAGCTAGAGCAAAGCCGAGTCTTCAAGATCAGAAGTTCAAGTCCAAGTGTCCGTCTCTCGTAGGTGACCTGGGTGGTGACCTTCGTGGCCTCTCTTTTCCTGGGGCTGGATTTGGGGTTGGCTGTGGGTCTCGGGGCAGAATTGTTCACTGTGGTTTACAGGACTCAATTGTGAGTATGGTTAATGGCACCTACAAATGAATCCAAAACACATCCAGAAATATTGCTGGATAGTGTTGAATTTCTACTGACCTTGcatgataatattttgtatacTGCAGCCCACGCTGTTCCCTCCTGGCCAATATTACAGGAACTGACATCTACAGGGATTGCAAAGACTACAACTGTGTGAGTGCTGATCTCATTTTATCTTCCTCTACAACAGTGGTTTTCAACGAGGGGGGCCTTGGCAAACTTCCAAGTAGGCAACTGGGTAACTTAAAAACATTATCTTAAACAAAATGCTGATGtaaactattaatattaatatactattGTCTTAGTTACACCAGTGCCAATATCGAGGACTTTGAAAATTTGGTTTGACAACGGGGTGCCTTTGAGTCAAAgtattgaaaaccactgctcCAGATTCTTCTCACTTGTACAAATACCCTCAAAATCTTGTATTGATGTGATTTTGTTCCATTTTAGATTTACGAACCTGATGgagttaaaatattcaaaattccCTCACCCATCTTCTTTGCTAATATTGATTTCCTCAGAGACAAACTGGTCCAAGCAGTAAGTTTAAGTTTATTTTCCAAGAAGTGTATAGAAACATGTCTATATGcctaaattatgattattttttttctaggtGGGTTTTAGTCCCCTAAAGGTGTTGAAGAAAAGGAACAAAGCTCTGCGAAAGATCAGAAAAATGTTGCGTAATGGAGAACTGGAAGTTTCAGAGGTAAATCCTTATCATTGATATGATTtatcaatgttttgtttttgtttttttattgattaatttgacAGTATAATTAGGGACACTAACCCACTTCccatacatttgtttatttgtttgtttaattaaaacctcttaactgtcacccgtcccctTAGCAGGACGCAtaagtttacttcactatataacaaataaatcctaaactaatcttgacaaactatatatcattggaaacgATAcaatcataacaggagttctgacctttatCACAAAACGTATTTCTTTGTTGGACTTTTCACTATTGCGCTTTagaaatcatcataaattatactTTACTTCGAagcttaacatttttaaattcatcctttgaaaaaCATCTTACAGTCAGACCTTGCATTACCATggaaatggtacatcaaaatcaaattacaaaatgtttttgatcacgaattataaaaatgtaagtttagaTCAAAAACAGgttaatatatcatatatatatatatatatatatatatatatatatataagggatgcacgatattggattt comes from the Carassius auratus strain Wakin chromosome 4, ASM336829v1, whole genome shotgun sequence genome and includes:
- the slc26a3.1 gene encoding solute carrier family 26 member 3; translated protein: MQPSGRHYVVVRPLFSEDSFAEQHERINRNRKTLRHHLKDYFTSLSKLCLYCLHCSCDRNRAKNAALSLLPIIGWMKNYNIKEWLLGDIVSGISTGLVAVLQGLAFSLLASLPPGYGLYTTFFPAIIYFFLGTSRHLSVGAFPILSLMVGAVVTRLVPDGGPPANITGFEGLSMEQQRVLVASSVTFVMGAFQLIMGLLQVGFIVMYLSETLVSGFTTAAAVHILVSQLRFVLGLDFPGVNGPLAIVYTLENVFRDITNTNVADLVTSIVIMVLVLIAKEINDRFKSKLPVPIPIEVIMTVIACGVSYAFNFENRFNVVVIGEMVNGYESPIAPNLEVIQESAVEAFPMAIVGFAVAFSVAKVYSIKHDYTIDGNQELLAFGVSNMFGASFRAFAASTALSRTAIQESTGGRTQIAGVLSAMIVLIVIVAVGFLLEPLPRSVLGALVIVNLKGMLMQFRELPFLWKNDRTDFVTWVVTFVASLFLGLDLGLAVGLGAELFTVVYRTQFPRCSLLANITGTDIYRDCKDYNCIYEPDGVKIFKIPSPIFFANIDFLRDKLVQAVGFSPLKVLKKRNKALRKIRKMLRNGELEVSEGGLKVRQPSADTSEDNSMEGLDQPIDFSGIPIQVNWNTELPANISVPAVNIHSVVLDFSAVSFLDLSALKGLKATLKEFLRIEVDVYIVSCDVYIMEKLHQCSFFDDEIKTSIFYPTLHDAMLHILETHPDHGELEKDLDINYEVIQRDSITV